In Nicotiana tabacum cultivar K326 chromosome 10, ASM71507v2, whole genome shotgun sequence, the DNA window GAATTTCAACTGTTAAAATAAAGCTTATGTTGTGATCTCTGGCCATTTGTGCAGCGTATGTAGTGAAGTTCATGTTGGTCATCCACCACATAGGATCAGAACTTGCGACGTTAGTGGCAGTCAGAAGAACAAAGAGCATATATGGCAGAGAGGGGGTGTAGAGCACGTGTTGCCTGTTGTCGAATCTTTTCATCTCTATGACAGGTTGGGAAGAGCTGTTTCACATAATGAGCGACTTGAAGTTGATCGCATCCCAGCCCTTGTGGAATTGTGCATTCAGGCTGGCGTGgatttacctgagtacccaacccaAAGAAGGAAGTTCCCCATTTACCGGGTTGCTGGAAAACTCATAGATTTTGAGAAGAGGTTTCCCAAGGATGATTTATCCGGAAAGGACTTAGAAACTTCTAAATTTAGGGAAACTATTAAGAAGCCAGATGGAGATGGAAAATATTTGAATTTACCATATGATGGCATAAAAGGTGCGTCTTTATGTTACTTTCTCAattgtttctcttcaaattctTTCCATTTTGCAATGTGGATTTTCCTATATTGAAAATATTGCAAGTGATTCCCTCTCACGAGCATCAAGTATGTTAAAGAACTATTGCTTATGGTATGATGAATCCTTCTAGTTTTCATTTTCCGTAACTTATATATGCCTTCTCCAGGATTCGCAATGCGAGGAATGGAAGCTTGGGAGAGTATGCGTACCGGAGCCATACAGCTCATGCAAACCTATGCCGTCCAAACATGTGGATATTGTCCTGAGGTGCAAGTTGGACCAAAAGGTCATAGGGTTAGGCAATGCCAAGCATTCAAGCACCAGATGAGGGATGGACAACATGCTTGGCAAGAGGCAACAATAGATGATCTTCTCTCCACTGTTTATGTTTGGCATGTCCGAAACCCACACGCTGGCCATCTTTTGATAGATTCTTTGAAGAGGTATTATGGAAAATTACCTGCGGTCGTTGAACTGTTTAGTCAAGCTGGAGCACAGGTTGGAGATGATTACTATTGCATGATGAGGGAAGACATTGCAGTTCCTGGACTAGATGAAGAAAAGTTGGTTGTATAAAGCTACAAGATACTGGCCTACACATTAGTAGATTATTGGAAGCTCTGGCACGGATGCTCATACCTTTGGTAATAGTTAATAGGCATTTAGGGTCCTCAAGATGAAGAGGAAACAGCTCTAGATTAATGCTGGAACATATTTACTCTTGATGAGACACTTTGTAGAGTTGTTCATTTATCTATTAGATTACTGCCAAAGGTGAGATGAGAAAAAAACCAGAGAGGACTTGGTGGTTTCTTAATGTTTCAAGCTTCAGCTATGATGTGAATGCTACATCCTTAGCTATGGAAGAGTAATACAGTTATTTCCGTGACTTTCAAAGGCAGAGGATGTTTTGTTGGTTTGATGGCTGCTGCTGAGGATAAAACCAAGACTAAGGCAGATTCTGCAATCAgcttcacaatatatatatacacacacacacacacaccccacACACACCCCACACACACTAACAAGGTGTCAGATATATCATGTCATACTTGGTTTATTACTCTCCCATTTCAAATTATGTGGTGTAGTTTgagggtgaaattcaaaaatagccagatttacaagtggtaattgaaaaataaccacagtttcaaaagtaatcgaaatttagtcacctttcatgtaaagataaatctgaacgaaaacactattcaaaattcggaaaatattccagcataatatattggtccagcataatatgttggaagttcatacacaggtactccaatctccagtatattatgctggaactttccgtatgttggagttccagcataatatgctggaaattcTTACACAGATGCatcaatctccaatatattatactgaaactttccgtgttgcggtaaaatagtgactatttttcaattatcggtccgaaaactagctagcccgtgctattttcacgtAGTTTGATTAGGCATGaagtttaaataagaaaaaatgctTTTGAACTTGTCATCTTAAACATACCCATGAAGTTTTTGTGGCCATAAAAGATACCATTAAGGGTAAAATAcgaattttaaagttaaattatttctgaACGTAGAAAGGTGTTTTCTTTTTAAACCGATTAATAAGAAATTAGTGTCACATAgatggaacagagggagtactacttagcccgtttggccaagctgcaaaaatcagcttattttgaaagtgctttttttcaaaagtatttttggtgagaagtagtttgtatttggctaattagtttgaaaagcacttctgagcagcaattagtgtttggccaagctttaaaaatctaattctaagtgtatttttctcaaaagtgcttttggagagaagctacttttttctgcttctccaaaactgcttctgctactcctcaaaagcacttttttttccttccaaaagcttggccaaacacctcaatttttggccaaaagtacttttggccaaaaagaagcttggccaaacaggctatgtACTCCTTTGAGCAGAATCAAAGTGATTAACTGTGTTTTTTCATTCGATAGGCATAATCAAATAAATAGATGCTCATTTTTTCTGGAAAAAAGTATTTCAGAAACCATTGTATCCAACATTCCCTTATTTACAGATGTCACTCCTTAGGTAGATATATGCCTAAATGGCTAGTCCCTTAGAGGGTGATCTTCTGCAACTAAACTCAAGATGAAGAAACATCATATTTAATCAATCAACCAGCCACGAAAAAGTATCAAACAATTACAACATTGTATGAAGGAAGAAACTTCAAATAGCCATTTTTAATCCAATATAAGTAAGCTTTAGATCTTTGAGGCAAAGCTGAGGCCCTCCTGTGCCAATTGATCCAAGCTGCTAACGAGGGGCTGAACTTTAGCAACTTTCGCAATTGCCTTATTCTCTTCAGGAGTCCCGCTCTCTAGGAATACACCGACAACCTTTCCGTCCTGGATCCAGTATTGTCCAAACTTGTGAGTTGCAGAGTTGGGATCAGCATCCCCAAAGAGCACTGTTTCCCCTACGTTGTCACCATAGAATTGCCAAGACAAATCGAAGGCACGGGAGTAGAAGTATGGAAGGTAGTCATATTCATCAATAGACTTCCCTTGCTCACTGGCAAAAATTGCCTGCACGGGCAACATAGTAATAACATTAACATTTTTTACTTCACCATAATAAAAATGTGGAGTCAGGAATTGTAACTACATTTGACTGAGTTGATTGAAAAGAGTAGAAAGAAACTAGCAAACTGCAGAAAGCTCTTCTAAGAAGGCACACTGTGGAAGAAAAAGACAGGAAAAAGATCTGCAGAACTCAAAAATACTTGGACAACATGTACCTTGAAAACGGCGGCCTGTGTGAGTGTAATTTTAACATTGTACTGTCACATATTTGTACTATAGCTATAACAAATATACACAGGAGCCAGGACATAACCAACCAGTAGCAAGTAGAGTGGAGAGAATTTTTCAGTATTGAACACCCTAATCTAGATGTCTAGTGTGCTTCAAATATCCATTTTATATCATGAGAGCAAAGTCATAGTTGGCTAGTAAAGAATAACGTATTATAAGAAGGATGATGATATACAACTTTGACATTAACTTTGGACCAGATCAGGGAGCTGTCACATACCTTGACAGCCTGCTCAGCAGATTTGCGAGAATGATCAACATGTTCAACTCTTCTAATGTCATTGTACATTTTCAAAGGAAAAGTGGCAACATCACCCACAGCATATACACCAGGTATACTTGTTTTAAAGAATGCATCTGTCTGCAAATAGAACCTTTGGCGTAAGTATAGCAATTCAGAAACAACATAGATACATTTAGCTCGACAAGAACACACAGCTTTTAGTTCGACAAGAAAAATATGTTGTTTCCTTGGTTCAATGATTTCCACTACTATTTAATACAACTCTCATGTATGATTACTTCAATTCTTCGTCTTGCCTAAGGAAGCATCAGAATTTTTGGAATCCATTGACACGATACTATTTATTTTGTTCCCTCAACGAATCATCTCAGTTGCTCTCATCTACTTTTGAAGCTTATACTTAAAAATTTAATGGTTTAGCCGTGAAAGTAACAAAAATAATCTGCTTGTCAGAATAAAAGTACGAAAAATCAGAACTTAATAGAAGGATGAGACTGAACAGTGAGCACACACCTTAATTCCACCCTTCTCCTCTGCAACTTGCGCTTTGAATAAAGTCGTGAGTGGTCGTGCCCCGACTCCTACGACTACTATGTCAGCTTCCAGAACTCTACCATCCTTAAGTTTGACTTCCTTCACCTGCAAATTGGAAACAAGAATGCTGTGAGGTAATGCTTTGAAGCTCAACAAGATTTCTCAAAGTGGTGCAGTCTTGAGAAAAACCTCTTCATTTGGATGTGTATCAAACCCAACAGCCACTGTACCCTTGATGATATTGACTCCCTTGTTTTGATAATAACCTTCATAGAATGCAGCTATGCCCTCTGTGAAAAGCCGAGGCACTGCAAAAGCATAAGGATTACTGTAAGATCAGAATCCAATTAATCAGGATAATATATTCTCCATAACTATCATGAAACAGTTTAATGTTTCATGTTATGCATGCaagttttgggggggggggggggggactagAAGCAATTTACTTACTGCACCATGGTTCTGGGTAAACCATACTGACTTCAATGTTGTTCAGTCTCATTACAGCACTAAGCTCAAGTCCAATGTACCCTCCCCCAACAATTACAGCCTTCCCATTTTTCTTAGCTTTTATTGCTTCCACAAGCTTATCAGCATCATCAATTTCCCTCAAGTAGAAGATGTTCTTGGAATCAGCACCTTGCACACCAAAATCTGACAACTTGAGAACCTGAACAGACATAGAACGAGAAGTTCATGTAATGGCCGGCGACAAAAAGTAATAACACTGAATAAAACGAATTCCATGAGACTCACAGTTGATCCAGTTGCAATAACAAGTGTTTGATACGTAAAAGATTCCCCAGCTGCACTAACGAGAGTCTTTGAAGTAAGATCTGCTTTCACTATTTCAGTACTCAGGATCAATGATATGCCTGCAAGATGAGACCATATGATGCATAAGAGATGTAGTCTAGGATGGCCATATGTACAACTGTTATGCAAAATTTGACATAAGTCCCGCATGGCCATATGTCTGCAAATAATGCATAAACACAAGGAAATTATTACCTTTCTCTGCATACCATTCAGGAAGAAGTCTTTCTCCCCCACTTCCAACACACACATGAAACCCTGGGAGTCTTGCAGCTCCTGGTAGAGAAATGGATAATAAGGTTTCAGGAAAAAGGTTTTTCTGATAAAGAGGTCAACTACCAAGAAAAATAGAAAGCCAGCAGTTTTTGACATAGAATTTTATGCCAAACTACATGAGATAACATCTGTATAATATATCATGCTTgggggtgtgcattcgatttatcgattcgattttgacccttatcgataattacttatcgattatcgatttgtacatatgtttatcgttatcgtttcaataaggtttcgattttttcgatttcgatttatcgctttggttatcgattacaccaataagaaaatttgcgagattccacggaaagtatatcgctataaacacacctaactaatatggacaaaaagaagctaaaataagacgaacaccgtttataacataaaaattgtgtcaacaagcacatgcaacaaaactaaagtaagggatcaaatgtatgccaccaacactccaacggtaaaaaaaaaaaatacatcatcacggctaattctattttccattaatttgaacttcattcccttgatctttaaatatgatcattccttaaatgtggtagaggaaataatagggttagggacttaggggaaaggaaagggtattatagaataagggtaaaaAAAAATGTCTTTTTAGTAAAAAGccgaagaggacaaaatcgaaatcgataactcgataaggaaaatttcgaaatcaaaatcaaaatcgataaatcgataaaccgataataaataatcgattcgatttatcgataaaccgattcgaatgcacacccctaatcATGCTCAATTTtgactttctattttttctttttctttgcttgtaGGGGAAGCAGTAATTAGTTTACAAGAAATATGTGAGTGAAACGCATTAAGtgcttgtgtgtgtgtgtaaagaCTTTTAATTCTGAAAAATATAACATGCAGTTTCTGCAATCCCATCTAAAACAACCGCTATTCAAGTTTTACCCATAGACAGAGATCAATTCAGTGTCCAAGTAAAAAGAAGACTTGCCTTCGGGAAAAAGGTATGCCTTGCTAAGTGCAGGACGTTCATAAGGAGCCACCTGACAAAGAAAAAGCATTTTTAGTCAATCAGATCAAATCTAACACTATTTTCCTGAAAAGGGAAAGATTGTTAGATACAAAGTTTAGGCAGGCTGAGCAGGAAGGAATGGACATAACAGTAGATAAGTTGCAACAAATCCATCCAAGAGATACGTAGAGAGAGAGTCATAGCCTAGCGCACTGGGATAACAGAGGTGGGATCAGGAACTCCAAAAGCAAGGATGGTAGAAGTTTACAAGCAAATGGTAGAGTATGGAACTTTTTCTTTCCTAGTTGACAAACATATATCAAAGGGACTTTGACAATCTTATATTTTAGCTATGAAATCATGAATGAATGCTTTTTGACAATTTACAAGCATATAAGCTGATCAAAAATTAGCTTCCAACGTCAATATgatagaagttagagattcttaTAGACAAAACTATATGGAATATCAAGGTCAATCTAGAGACAAAATAACCTTTGATCCTAAAACCTACTCTTAAGGTtcaagctaaaagcaaaagaatgcaCCCTTCTCCAAATTGAAGTCAACAGAAGCAGCAGAACAACTACGATTTACAAATGAATAAGTGAACGCAAGAAAGCAGTTCGAAATACTTACCGCCTCTTTGGAGATAATAGCCAGTTCTCCAGGCTTAACTCCCTGTTTTGCAAATTCTCTAGCAGCATACCCCTGCAAATGCAACCAAACTTATTGAATCCATTTATGACCATGCATTCTAAAATCATAATAACAAAATTTGTTCCTACAAGAGTTCAGAATAAAACTAGAAAATTTTGAGGAGGTGGTTATAATCCCCTATTTCAGCTAGTTCCTAATAAAACTTTTTTCCACATCCCAAGAAAAAGATAAGTGTAGCCTGTTTGTAAATACCAGAAAAGAAACTTCCGGTAAATGCAAAAAAAATCT includes these proteins:
- the LOC107775678 gene encoding monodehydroascorbate reductase, whose product is MAEKSFKYVIVGGGVAAGYAAREFAKQGVKPGELAIISKEAVAPYERPALSKAYLFPEGAARLPGFHVCVGSGGERLLPEWYAEKGISLILSTEIVKADLTSKTLVSAAGESFTYQTLVIATGSTVLKLSDFGVQGADSKNIFYLREIDDADKLVEAIKAKKNGKAVIVGGGYIGLELSAVMRLNNIEVSMVYPEPWCMPRLFTEGIAAFYEGYYQNKGVNIIKGTVAVGFDTHPNEEVKEVKLKDGRVLEADIVVVGVGARPLTTLFKAQVAEEKGGIKTDAFFKTSIPGVYAVGDVATFPLKMYNDIRRVEHVDHSRKSAEQAVKAIFASEQGKSIDEYDYLPYFYSRAFDLSWQFYGDNVGETVLFGDADPNSATHKFGQYWIQDGKVVGVFLESGTPEENKAIAKVAKVQPLVSSLDQLAQEGLSFASKI
- the LOC107775677 gene encoding APO protein 3, mitochondrial, translated to MSYRRVGSIFNLCRNTIISNVKELDSVSPLYYSTGLEVLPRKLKRDERKPMVTSVNELKRIARLDKQERRVAREVPLRPPENGLLVKELISLAHQVLASRGQLFACVSRISEEIPIYFCSVCSEVHVGHPPHRIRTCDVSGSQKNKEHIWQRGGVEHVLPVVESFHLYDRLGRAVSHNERLEVDRIPALVELCIQAGVDLPEYPTQRRKFPIYRVAGKLIDFEKRFPKDDLSGKDLETSKFRETIKKPDGDGKYLNLPYDGIKGFAMRGMEAWESMRTGAIQLMQTYAVQTCGYCPEVQVGPKGHRVRQCQAFKHQMRDGQHAWQEATIDDLLSTVYVWHVRNPHAGHLLIDSLKRYYGKLPAVVELFSQAGAQVGDDYYCMMREDIAVPGLDEEKLVV